The Deinococcus aquaedulcis DNA segment CTGGACCGTGTGAATCAGCGGCGCCGACGGTAGTGGCTCTGCACCAGCCCGGATGGAAAAGGCCGGGTTTCGACGTGGTCCCACCACAGGTCTTCGGGCAGGTCCCCGAACAGCGGCAGGCCACGGCCTAGCAGCACCGGCACGCGCGTGATGATCAGGCGGTCAATCAGCCCTGCGCGCAGGAAGGCCTGGACCGTCTGGCCGCCATCCACATAGACGCCCCGTACCCCCTGGGCGCGCAGGTCGTCCACCAGGGCTGGGAGAGGGCCCGGGTGAACGGTGACGTCGGCGCGCCGCTGCGCCGGAATCGCCTGCTCGGGCAGGGTGCGGCTGAGCACCACCATGCGCCGCCCCGCGTAGGGCCACGGGTCAAGG contains these protein-coding regions:
- a CDS encoding dihydrofolate reductase family protein → MSAFHVFIATSLDGFIARADGRLDWLPGASADGVPAPEGEDYGFDAFMADIDVVVMGRVTFETVQALDPWPYAGRRMVVLSRTLPEQAIPAQRRADVTVHPGPLPALVDDLRAQGVRGVYVDGGQTVQAFLRAGLIDRLIITRVPVLLGRGLPLFGDLPEDLWWDHVETRPFPSGLVQSHYRRRR